The genomic DNA TACTGTTATGTGTCACATAGCTGAGAGCTTTTTTAGTTTCAGATGCACATCCTGGCCCCCAACGGTCAAGCGTGTCGAAGACTTTCATAAAGTCGGCCATATAATCTTGATGTTGATTCATATCTTTTGATAACCATTTTAATCTAAGTGCTTCTTTTTCGTTGAAGCCTTGTTTAATAAGCCAGTCTAAGTGCGCATCAGGTGCCAATTGACTGACATTCTCGTGCCAAGCTTTATGATCGCCTTCCCCAAGTAGCGCCGTTAACAGCGTTCTTGAGTGTTGCTTTTGTGCAATTTCTTGATCAAGTGCCTGTAATCGGTTGAGCAATAAAGCGCGTTCAATCTTAGCTTCCAAACAAGCTTTGCACTCTTTAAGGGTTAAGCCACCCGCTTGCAAAGTTTGAATTAATAACACTCGCTGCACATCTCGCTCTTTATAAACGCGATAGCCATTATCGAGTCGAACTCCCCTAATTAATCCCAATTTTTCGTAATAAAGTAGGGCGGTGCGCGACAAGCCAACCTTGTTGGCAAGTTCAGATATTCGATACATGCAGTCTGTCCTTGTTTGGAGAACTTGAAGCTAAACTATAAAGCAATAGACAGGTCAATGGTTAAGAAGAGAATAATTGCATGATGGTGCGCACTATCATGAATCTCAACATGGGTAATCTCCATAACTCATTGTATGCATGAATAAAAATAAATTCATGTGCCTAGTGCATATAAGTGATGCAAACATGTCATTTATCCACGCAAAACATCCGTAGTATTTTTAAAGCCGATCACTGTTTGGCTCACCATTTTAATCTTGTTGTTATATGAAAAATCCATTGATGGCGCTGCATCAGATGCACAGGCTAAAGGATGAAAGTTTCATATAAGAATTAAACAATATAGGAATTGAACTCATGACAAAGCTTGCGAAAGCGATAGCACTAGGCTCAACGCACACCAAACTGAAAAGTCGAATTGTAATGGCACCTATGACCATTCAATCGGCTTTTTTTGATGGTGGCGTCACCCAAGAGATGATTGATTATTATGCGGCTCGCTCCGGTGAGGCGGGAGCGGTGATCGTTGAAAGTGCGTTCGTTGAAAATTACGGTCGCGCTTTTCCCGGAGCCTTAGGTATCAATAGCGACAAGCATATTGCCGGATTAACCAAACTGGCTACGGCGATTAAAGAGAAAGGGTCGAAAGCCATTTTGCAGATCTACCATGCAGGTCGCATGGCCAATGGCGAATTTAATGGTGGTCATCAACCTATTTCAGCCAGCGCCGTTGCAGCACTTCGTGATAACGCCGAAACGCCATTAGCGATGAGTGAAGAGCAAATTGAAGCCATGATCGATAACTTTGCACAGGCGGTGAATCGCGCCATTGTTGCGGGGTTTGACGGTGTGGAAATTCATGGAGCGAATACCTACCTAATCCAACAATTTTTCTCTCCTCATTCCAATCGCCGTACGGATAAATGGGGGGGAGATAGAGAAAAACGCAGCGCGTTTCCCCTTGCTGTATTAGAGCAAGCCAAAGCAGTGGTTGCTTCACATCAGTTATCGGACTTTATTATTGGTTATCGCTTTTCACCAGAGGAAATTGAACAGCCGGGCATTCGTTTCGAAGACAGCATGTTCCTGCTGGATAAACTGGCCAAATGTGGGCTGGATTATTTTCACTTTTCTATGGGTAATTACATGCGTAATTCCATTGTAAACCCTGAAGATACAACGCCACTGATCCACCAGTACCATGCTTTAAAATCGGAAAACGTAGCGAAAATTCCTGTTATTGGTGTGGGAGGTATAGCTCAACATAGCGATGCTCTCGATGCGCTGACACAAGGCTATGATATGGTCAGTGTCGGTAAAGGCTTTTTAGTTGACCCGCAATGGGCGCAAAAAGCCTTAGCAGCAGAGACGTGTGCGGAAGTGGCCGATCTTGGCCAGCAGCAACAGTTGGTGATCCCGGCACCTTTGTGGGACATCATGGATTATATGATTGTGGACGGTGCCGCTGAAGCCTTAAAACAGCAACGAATTAAAGAGCTACAAAATTTCGAAATAACCTTCGAACCCGGTGAATACACGGCCTATGGTTATGGACACAATGGCCAACTGCCTGTCACAGTGACTTTCTCCAACGATGAAATTTTACAAGTGCAAGTGGACTCATCAAAAGAGTCGGATGGAATAGCCAACCCAGCATTTGAGCGTATTCCTCAACAAATACTAGAAAATCAAACTCTTAATATTGATGTCATTTCTGGTGCCACAGTAAGTAGCCAAGCGGTGATTGATGGTGTGTCTAACGCGGTTGATTTAGCGGGCGGTAATTCGGAAGCATTGCGCAATAAAGCACGCAAAGAAGTGCAACGCTCAACGCAAACCATTCAAGAAAACGTCGATGTGGTAGTGGTTGGCGGTGGCGGTGCGGGTTTAAGTGCCGCTCTTACTGCTTTAGATAACGGTAAATCTGTGGTGATTTTAGAAAAATTCCCTGCAATTGGTGGTAATACGGTACGCACAGGTGGTTGGGTTAATGCCGCTGAAGCGAATTGGCAAAAAGCGTTTCCTGCCATTGCTGGAGAGGTGGACTACTTGAAAGCCATTGCCGCAACGCCTGAGTCAGACATAGCCCCAGAATACCTGTCAGATTTTCGTGTTCTAAAAGATCAATTAGAAAATTATTTTCTGGATGTGGACAGTGGTAAAAACTATTTGTTTGATTCAACAGAGCTACACTTGATCCAAACCTATCTTGGCGGTAAACGCACTAACCGAGATGGCACGCCTATTTTTGGTCAATATGACTTGGTAAACACCTTAACGAGTCGTGCAATGGAATCTATTGATTGGTTGACGCAAAAAGGCATCGACTTTAATCGTAATATGGTGGACATTGCGGTAGGCGCACTATGGCGTCGAGCACACAAACCTAATCGCCCTAAAGGTGTGGAGTTTGTAGAGAAACTGCAAAAACAGATTATTGCTCAAGGCGGTCGCATTATCACCGATACTCGCGCAGAAGAACTCATCGTAGAGAAGGGGAAAGTGACGGGGGTTAAGGCCACTCACGCCAATGGTACAAAATACCAACTGACCACCAATAACGGTGTGGTTCTTGCTTCAGGCGGTTTTGGGGCCAATACCAAGATGCTACAAAAATACAATAATTACTGGACTGAGATTGCTGACGATATCAAAACCACCAACTCACCGGCATTGATCGGTGATGGCATTGACATTGGTGAGAAAGCCGGTGCCAACTTAGTGGGTATGGAATACATCCAATTGAT from Vibrio rarus includes the following:
- a CDS encoding flavocytochrome c, with protein sequence MTKLAKAIALGSTHTKLKSRIVMAPMTIQSAFFDGGVTQEMIDYYAARSGEAGAVIVESAFVENYGRAFPGALGINSDKHIAGLTKLATAIKEKGSKAILQIYHAGRMANGEFNGGHQPISASAVAALRDNAETPLAMSEEQIEAMIDNFAQAVNRAIVAGFDGVEIHGANTYLIQQFFSPHSNRRTDKWGGDREKRSAFPLAVLEQAKAVVASHQLSDFIIGYRFSPEEIEQPGIRFEDSMFLLDKLAKCGLDYFHFSMGNYMRNSIVNPEDTTPLIHQYHALKSENVAKIPVIGVGGIAQHSDALDALTQGYDMVSVGKGFLVDPQWAQKALAAETCAEVADLGQQQQLVIPAPLWDIMDYMIVDGAAEALKQQRIKELQNFEITFEPGEYTAYGYGHNGQLPVTVTFSNDEILQVQVDSSKESDGIANPAFERIPQQILENQTLNIDVISGATVSSQAVIDGVSNAVDLAGGNSEALRNKARKEVQRSTQTIQENVDVVVVGGGGAGLSAALTALDNGKSVVILEKFPAIGGNTVRTGGWVNAAEANWQKAFPAIAGEVDYLKAIAATPESDIAPEYLSDFRVLKDQLENYFLDVDSGKNYLFDSTELHLIQTYLGGKRTNRDGTPIFGQYDLVNTLTSRAMESIDWLTQKGIDFNRNMVDIAVGALWRRAHKPNRPKGVEFVEKLQKQIIAQGGRIITDTRAEELIVEKGKVTGVKATHANGTKYQLTTNNGVVLASGGFGANTKMLQKYNNYWTEIADDIKTTNSPALIGDGIDIGEKAGANLVGMEYIQLMPIGDPKSGALLTGLIVPPENFVFVNQQGKRFVDECQSRDVLSNAFFDNGGVVYMIADEAIRNTAANTTPETIEREIAEGIIIKADTIAQLAKKINVPVAELSQTIERYNSYVDEGRDPEFHKGALGLKVEQGPFYATPRKPSVHHTMGGLQINTKACVLNKDGVQIPGLYAAGEVTGGIHAGNRLGGNALIDIFTYGRIAGDSVSTNA